Proteins from a genomic interval of Leifsonia shinshuensis:
- a CDS encoding NAD(P)/FAD-dependent oxidoreductase: MTAAGLVVVGGGPIGLACAIEARLAGMDVLVIEPRDDPIDKACGEGLMPGALAALHRIGVDPPGHPLAGIAYLDGANRVEHRFAERPGRGVRRTVLHRELARRAAELNTRVVRGRVAGLEQRRDGVQLRLADGELVEAPWVIGADGLHSPVRRLLGLDGRAQHPVRRRYGLRRHYAVAPWTDLVEVHWSPLVEAYVTPVDDRTVGVAVLGPRPLDQAAAIEAIPALGERLAGAEAVTEARGAGPLLQRSRSRASGRVLLAGDASGYVDALTGEGMRVGFAQARAAVAAVRAGNTEQYERAWRATTRDFRMLTTGLVVAARSSFRPRIVPTASARPQLFGAIVERLSR; encoded by the coding sequence ATGACCGCGGCAGGGCTCGTCGTGGTCGGCGGCGGCCCGATCGGGCTGGCCTGCGCCATCGAGGCGCGGCTCGCGGGGATGGACGTGCTGGTGATCGAGCCGCGCGACGACCCGATCGACAAGGCCTGCGGGGAAGGCCTGATGCCCGGCGCCCTCGCCGCACTGCACCGCATCGGCGTCGACCCGCCCGGGCATCCGCTCGCCGGGATCGCCTACCTCGACGGCGCGAACCGCGTGGAGCACCGCTTCGCCGAGCGGCCGGGGCGGGGCGTGCGGCGCACGGTGCTGCACCGCGAGCTGGCGCGACGGGCCGCCGAGCTGAACACGCGCGTCGTCCGGGGCCGCGTCGCGGGGCTGGAGCAGCGCAGGGACGGGGTGCAGCTGCGGCTGGCCGACGGGGAACTCGTCGAGGCCCCGTGGGTGATCGGGGCCGACGGCCTGCACTCCCCCGTCCGCCGGCTGCTCGGACTGGACGGGCGGGCGCAGCATCCCGTGCGCCGGAGGTACGGCCTGCGCAGGCACTACGCCGTCGCACCCTGGACCGACCTGGTCGAGGTGCACTGGTCGCCCCTCGTGGAGGCCTACGTGACCCCGGTGGACGACCGCACGGTCGGCGTCGCCGTCCTCGGCCCGCGTCCGCTCGACCAGGCCGCCGCGATCGAGGCGATCCCGGCCCTCGGCGAGCGGCTGGCGGGAGCGGAGGCCGTGACGGAGGCGCGCGGCGCCGGCCCCCTCCTGCAGCGTTCCCGGTCGCGGGCGTCCGGACGGGTCCTGCTCGCCGGCGACGCCTCCGGCTACGTGGACGCGCTCACCGGCGAGGGAATGCGCGTGGGGTTCGCGCAGGCGCGTGCCGCCGTCGCCGCTGTGCGGGCGGGGAACACGGAGCAGTACGAGCGGGCCTGGCGGGCCACGACCCGCGACTTCCGGATGCTGACGACCGGACTGGTCGTCGCCGCGCGGTCGTCCTTCCGGCCGCGGATCGTGCCCACGGCGAGCGCCCGGCCGCAGCTCTTCGGCGCGATCGTGGAGCGACTGTCGCGCTGA
- a CDS encoding 3-oxoacyl-[acyl-carrier-protein] synthase III C-terminal domain-containing protein — protein MSRIVAVAPVLPARSYSQGEITTALLAMITTDPTRQAVMRRIHAASGVETRSLVMPLERYSELASFRESNDFFIAEGTTLAERAVTQALATAGLSAADVDYLLFTSVTGIAAPSIDAQLVQRLGMRPDVKRLPSFGLGCVAGAAGIARVHDYLAGHPGEIAVLLSVELCSLTVQARDDSMANIVASGLFGDGAAAVVMAGDDRARELGLPGPEVVDTRSRIYPDTEDVIGWDIGGTGFRIVLSAGVPDVIDRNFAGDARGLLAEHGLAVSDVDAWAAHPGGPKVLEAFARSLDLPADALEASWRSLARVGNLSSAAVLHVLAEQLDAHPPGTVGLLFALGPGVTSELVLLRWAAGAQAAGAGNAIGAAA, from the coding sequence GTGAGCCGTATCGTCGCCGTGGCGCCTGTGCTGCCCGCCCGCAGCTACAGCCAGGGCGAGATCACGACAGCGCTGCTCGCGATGATCACGACCGACCCCACCCGGCAGGCCGTGATGCGGCGGATCCACGCGGCGAGCGGGGTGGAGACGCGCAGCCTGGTGATGCCGCTGGAGCGCTACAGCGAGCTCGCCTCGTTCCGCGAGTCCAACGACTTCTTCATCGCGGAGGGCACCACGCTCGCCGAGCGCGCGGTCACCCAGGCGCTCGCGACCGCCGGGCTCAGCGCGGCCGACGTCGACTATCTGCTCTTCACCTCGGTGACCGGGATCGCCGCGCCCTCCATCGACGCGCAGCTGGTCCAGCGGCTCGGGATGCGGCCGGACGTCAAGCGCCTGCCCAGCTTCGGCCTCGGCTGCGTCGCCGGAGCCGCGGGGATCGCCCGGGTGCACGACTACCTGGCCGGCCATCCCGGCGAGATCGCCGTGCTGCTCTCCGTCGAGCTCTGCTCGCTGACCGTGCAGGCGCGCGACGACTCGATGGCCAACATCGTGGCGAGCGGGCTGTTCGGCGACGGCGCGGCGGCCGTCGTCATGGCCGGCGACGACCGCGCCCGCGAGCTCGGCCTCCCCGGACCGGAGGTCGTCGACACCCGCAGCCGCATCTACCCGGACACCGAGGACGTGATCGGCTGGGACATCGGCGGGACCGGCTTCCGCATCGTGCTGAGCGCCGGCGTGCCGGACGTGATCGATCGCAACTTCGCGGGTGACGCCCGCGGCCTGCTCGCCGAGCACGGTCTCGCGGTGTCCGACGTGGACGCCTGGGCCGCGCATCCCGGCGGCCCGAAGGTGCTGGAGGCGTTCGCCCGCTCGCTGGACCTGCCCGCTGACGCCCTGGAGGCGAGTTGGCGGTCCCTGGCGCGGGTCGGCAACCTGTCGTCGGCGGCCGTCCTGCACGTGCTGGCCGAGCAGCTGGACGCGCACCCGCCGGGGACCGTCGGGCTGCTGTTCGCGCTGGGGCCCGGGGTCACCAGCGAGCTGGTGCTGCTGCGCTGGGCGGCGGGAGCCCAGGCGGCGGGCGCCGGGAACGCGATCGGCGCCGCGGCGTGA
- a CDS encoding RidA family protein, whose translation MTDRIAVSTADAPAPAHTFSQGVKRGPFLQVSGQGPVDPATNEYLHPGNVKAQTERTLRNVEAVLAAGGAGFDDVMMLRVYLTTRDDFAAMNEAYGEFLSTRVASGVLPARTTVFTGLPRAEMLVEIDAFAVLSSGA comes from the coding sequence ATGACCGACCGCATCGCCGTCAGCACGGCCGACGCCCCCGCGCCCGCGCACACCTTCTCGCAGGGCGTGAAGCGCGGCCCCTTCCTGCAGGTCTCCGGCCAGGGTCCGGTCGATCCCGCGACGAACGAGTACCTGCACCCGGGCAACGTGAAGGCGCAGACCGAGCGCACCCTGCGCAACGTGGAGGCCGTGCTCGCGGCGGGCGGCGCCGGCTTCGACGACGTGATGATGCTCCGCGTCTACCTGACCACCCGCGACGACTTCGCGGCGATGAACGAGGCGTACGGGGAGTTCCTGTCCACCCGGGTCGCCTCCGGCGTGCTGCCCGCGCGCACCACGGTGTTCACCGGCCTCCCGCGCGCCGAGATGCTCGTCGAGATCGATGCGTTCGCTGTTCTATCTTCTGGGGCGTAA
- a CDS encoding bifunctional 4-hydroxy-2-oxoglutarate aldolase/2-dehydro-3-deoxy-phosphogluconate aldolase, with protein sequence MTGAPMLIETLTVDRTLAVIRAPRIDDPAALCQALAAGGIRTVEFTFTTPGVEAVIAAAAADPRGALIGAGTVTDARTAEAAIAAGARFLVTPGLSEGAAAVARDAGVPIMLGALSPSEVMRAVELGSAAVKLFPASAVGPGYLKDLRGPFPGIPFIPSGGLHAGNAGEWRAAGALAVTAGSSVVSAADIEAAAWEAVTGRARAFSRAATA encoded by the coding sequence ATGACCGGAGCACCCATGCTGATCGAGACCCTCACCGTCGACCGGACGCTCGCTGTCATCCGGGCGCCGCGCATCGACGACCCGGCGGCGCTCTGCCAAGCGCTCGCCGCCGGCGGCATCCGCACGGTCGAGTTCACGTTCACCACGCCGGGCGTGGAGGCGGTGATCGCGGCGGCCGCGGCGGACCCGCGCGGCGCGCTGATCGGGGCGGGCACCGTCACCGACGCCCGCACGGCGGAGGCCGCCATCGCGGCGGGCGCACGGTTCCTGGTGACGCCCGGCCTCAGCGAGGGCGCGGCGGCGGTGGCCCGCGACGCCGGCGTGCCGATCATGCTCGGCGCGCTCAGCCCCTCGGAGGTCATGCGCGCCGTCGAGCTCGGCTCTGCGGCGGTGAAGCTGTTCCCCGCGTCGGCCGTCGGTCCCGGGTATCTGAAGGACCTGCGCGGGCCGTTCCCCGGCATCCCGTTCATCCCGTCGGGCGGCCTCCACGCGGGCAACGCGGGGGAGTGGCGGGCGGCGGGCGCGCTGGCCGTCACGGCGGGGTCGAGCGTGGTCAGCGCGGCCGACATCGAGGCGGCGGCGTGGGAGGCGGTGACCGGACGGGCGCGCGCGTTCAGCCGGGCGGCGACCGCGTGA
- a CDS encoding amino acid deaminase: MEAYKAVPLGFGPAEVADLPRTRPLLRDFPTPVVTLSKSAVAHNLATMADWCAEAGVALAPHGKTTMSRELWQRQLDAGAWGITVATPWQASVALGWGIPRVLLANALVQPAALRAFAADLDRLTVWADSPRAVEIMTETLTGAGAAGPLAVLVELGAEGARTGARGLKAALAVAAAVAASPVLRLAGVAGYEGALAHDASPASLARVQAYLEELLALHDAIEAAGLYPPGAPVILTAGGSAYFDQVAEVLAPRRSPAGGDGREVEVLLRSGSYVTHDDGFYRSITPLRRGGGHHNAAGREFHAAIHGWATVVSHPEPGLVLVDAGKRDLPYDEGLPIPLAVRPFGATAAVPLEGAVVTALNDQHAFVRVPEDAAVAVGDVIRFGLSHPCTTFDKWRALAVVDDALAPEPRVIGLVETTFG, encoded by the coding sequence ATGGAGGCGTACAAGGCCGTACCGCTCGGCTTCGGCCCCGCCGAGGTGGCCGACCTCCCGCGCACCCGCCCCCTGCTGCGCGACTTCCCGACCCCGGTCGTGACCCTCAGCAAGTCCGCGGTGGCGCACAACCTCGCGACGATGGCCGACTGGTGCGCGGAGGCCGGCGTCGCGCTCGCGCCGCACGGCAAGACGACGATGAGCCGCGAGCTCTGGCAGCGCCAGCTCGACGCGGGCGCGTGGGGCATCACCGTGGCGACACCGTGGCAGGCGTCCGTCGCGCTCGGCTGGGGGATCCCGCGGGTGCTGCTCGCGAACGCGCTCGTGCAGCCCGCCGCCCTCCGCGCGTTCGCCGCCGACCTCGACCGGCTGACGGTGTGGGCGGACTCGCCGCGCGCCGTCGAGATCATGACCGAGACGCTGACCGGCGCCGGCGCCGCGGGGCCGCTCGCCGTGCTGGTCGAGCTCGGCGCGGAGGGAGCCCGCACCGGCGCACGCGGTCTGAAGGCCGCGCTCGCCGTGGCCGCGGCGGTCGCGGCGTCCCCGGTCCTCCGGCTCGCCGGGGTCGCCGGCTACGAGGGTGCGCTCGCGCACGACGCGTCGCCGGCGTCGCTCGCGCGCGTCCAGGCCTACCTGGAGGAGCTGCTGGCACTGCACGACGCGATCGAGGCCGCGGGCCTGTACCCGCCGGGCGCACCCGTCATCCTGACCGCGGGAGGCAGCGCCTACTTCGACCAGGTCGCCGAGGTCCTCGCGCCGCGCCGCTCGCCGGCCGGGGGAGACGGTCGCGAGGTGGAGGTGCTGCTGCGGTCGGGCTCGTACGTGACGCACGACGACGGCTTCTACCGCTCGATCACCCCGTTGCGCCGCGGAGGAGGCCACCACAACGCAGCCGGCCGCGAGTTCCACGCCGCGATCCACGGCTGGGCGACCGTGGTCTCCCACCCGGAGCCCGGGCTGGTGCTCGTGGACGCGGGCAAGCGCGACCTCCCGTACGACGAGGGGCTGCCGATCCCGCTGGCCGTCCGCCCGTTCGGCGCCACGGCCGCGGTGCCGCTGGAGGGGGCCGTCGTCACCGCCCTCAACGACCAGCACGCGTTCGTGCGGGTGCCGGAGGACGCCGCCGTGGCGGTCGGCGACGTCATCCGGTTCGGGCTCTCGCACCCCTGCACGACCTTCGACAAGTGGCGCGCGCTCGCCGTGGTGGACGACGCCCTCGCGCCGGAGCCGCGCGTGATCGGGCTCGTGGAGACGACGTTCGGATGA
- a CDS encoding sugar kinase, with the protein MPAPARLVTIGEAMVVLYPDHHLPLADAHTFGSDVGGAEFNVATTLARLGLPTAWVSRLGGDGFGDRILAAAHEAGVDTSAVERDANRPTGLYVKEPVAGAGGVRTRMHYYRSWSAASALGVAQLRSEPAASLLRSATVAHTSGITPALSASAAEVASTLRSLVGPDTLISVDLNLRPALWTGRDRIALDGLVAQADLLFAGHEETGAHFGHVDPARLFAELPHLETLVLKDEERRASAYRRDGSETHVPCLTVEVVEPVGAGDAFAAGFLAGRAEGRDDTAALRLGHALASLTLIGHGDRPLSVPDRGERDTISAAEDAVWEHWRVHPGDIPWAGGRVPAASREAASPEAAP; encoded by the coding sequence ATGCCCGCTCCCGCACGCCTGGTGACCATCGGCGAGGCGATGGTCGTGCTCTACCCCGACCACCACCTCCCCCTGGCCGACGCGCACACCTTCGGCTCCGACGTCGGCGGCGCGGAGTTCAACGTGGCGACGACCCTCGCCCGACTCGGCCTCCCCACCGCGTGGGTGTCGCGCCTCGGGGGCGACGGGTTCGGCGACCGGATCCTCGCTGCGGCGCACGAGGCCGGGGTCGACACCTCCGCGGTCGAGCGGGACGCGAACCGGCCGACCGGCCTCTACGTGAAGGAGCCCGTCGCCGGCGCCGGCGGCGTGCGGACCCGGATGCACTACTACCGCAGCTGGTCGGCGGCCTCCGCCCTCGGCGTGGCGCAGCTGCGCAGTGAACCCGCGGCGTCCCTGCTGCGCAGCGCGACCGTCGCGCACACCTCGGGCATCACGCCTGCACTGTCCGCCTCCGCCGCCGAGGTCGCGTCCACGCTGCGCTCGCTCGTCGGCCCGGACACGCTCATCAGCGTCGACCTCAACCTGCGCCCGGCGCTCTGGACCGGGCGCGACCGGATCGCGCTCGACGGCCTGGTCGCCCAGGCCGACCTGCTGTTCGCGGGCCACGAGGAGACCGGCGCGCACTTCGGGCACGTCGACCCGGCGCGTCTGTTCGCCGAGCTCCCGCACCTGGAGACGCTCGTGCTGAAGGACGAGGAGCGCCGCGCCTCCGCCTACCGCCGGGACGGCAGCGAGACGCACGTGCCCTGCCTGACCGTGGAGGTCGTCGAGCCGGTCGGCGCGGGCGACGCGTTCGCCGCCGGGTTCCTCGCCGGCCGCGCCGAGGGACGCGACGACACCGCCGCCCTGCGGCTCGGGCACGCGCTCGCCTCGCTCACGCTCATCGGTCACGGCGACCGGCCGCTGTCCGTCCCGGACCGCGGCGAGCGCGACACGATCTCCGCCGCGGAGGACGCGGTCTGGGAGCACTGGCGCGTCCACCCCGGGGACATCCCCTGGGCCGGTGGACGCGTCCCTGCGGCTTCGCGGGAGGCCGCATCGCCGGAGGCCGCGCCGTGA
- a CDS encoding IclR family transcriptional regulator domain-containing protein, with the protein MSQSVARALDLLDLVSRGVRTLEALAEEAGVHKSTVLRLLQTLESRGFVAHDAGHRYRVGPAVFALASDALDAVDVRAAASPTLRALAAETGQTVHLATYQDGVVTYIDKVESRQGLRMYSRIGLPAAIHATAVGKVLLGGLDPAERERVAAGLDLRAFTPRTHVTVDGLLADVAISAERGWAEDHEEHETFMNCVGAPVHGPDGRVAAAVSISVPNVVLPHEGVLALLPALLAATARISTELGARTAAPSPASAPSTSAPTASAAPKGTP; encoded by the coding sequence GTGAGCCAGTCCGTCGCCCGCGCCCTCGACCTGCTCGACCTCGTCTCGCGCGGCGTCCGCACGCTCGAGGCCCTGGCCGAGGAGGCCGGCGTGCACAAGTCGACCGTCCTGCGGCTTCTGCAGACGCTGGAGTCGCGCGGGTTCGTCGCGCACGACGCCGGCCACCGGTATCGGGTCGGCCCGGCGGTGTTCGCGCTGGCGTCCGACGCGCTCGACGCCGTGGACGTGCGCGCCGCAGCGTCGCCGACCCTGCGCGCGCTGGCCGCCGAGACGGGCCAGACCGTGCACCTGGCGACGTACCAGGACGGTGTGGTGACGTACATCGACAAGGTGGAGTCGCGGCAGGGGCTGCGGATGTACTCGCGGATCGGCCTCCCGGCGGCGATCCACGCGACCGCGGTCGGCAAGGTGCTGCTCGGCGGACTGGACCCGGCCGAGCGGGAGCGCGTCGCCGCCGGCCTGGACCTCCGCGCCTTCACCCCGCGGACGCACGTGACGGTCGACGGGCTGCTCGCCGACGTCGCGATCAGTGCCGAACGCGGCTGGGCCGAGGACCACGAGGAGCACGAGACGTTCATGAACTGCGTCGGCGCGCCCGTCCACGGGCCGGACGGCCGGGTCGCGGCGGCCGTCTCGATCTCGGTGCCGAACGTGGTCCTCCCCCACGAGGGCGTGCTCGCGCTGCTGCCGGCGCTGCTCGCCGCGACGGCGCGGATCTCCACCGAGCTGGGGGCGCGCACGGCGGCGCCGTCGCCCGCATCCGCACCCAGCACATCCGCACCGACCGCATCCGCAGCACCGAAGGGAACCCCATGA
- a CDS encoding isoprenylcysteine carboxylmethyltransferase family protein yields the protein MIWYTVLILATGAERIAELVVSTRNARWSFARGGVEYGRAHFPPMVALHTGLLLACLAEVWLLDRPFLPWLGWPMLVLVLASQALRWWCIGTLGPRWNTRVIVVPGLPLVRRGPYRWLSHPNYVAVVVEGFALPLVHTAWITALAFTALNAVLLLGFRIPCENRALAGVAAASAPA from the coding sequence GTGATCTGGTACACCGTCCTCATCCTCGCCACCGGGGCCGAACGGATCGCGGAGCTGGTGGTCTCCACGCGCAACGCCCGCTGGTCGTTCGCCCGCGGCGGGGTCGAGTACGGGCGCGCGCACTTCCCGCCGATGGTCGCCCTGCACACCGGCCTCCTGCTCGCCTGCCTCGCCGAGGTGTGGCTGCTCGACCGGCCGTTCCTGCCGTGGCTGGGCTGGCCGATGCTCGTGCTGGTCCTGGCGAGCCAGGCGCTGCGCTGGTGGTGCATCGGGACGCTCGGGCCGCGCTGGAACACCCGCGTGATCGTCGTCCCCGGCCTCCCGCTGGTGCGCCGCGGCCCGTACCGGTGGCTGTCCCACCCCAACTACGTCGCCGTCGTCGTCGAAGGGTTCGCCCTCCCGCTCGTGCACACCGCGTGGATCACCGCGCTGGCCTTCACCGCGCTGAACGCCGTCCTGCTGCTGGGCTTCCGGATCCCGTGCGAGAACCGGGCGCTCGCCGGCGTCGCCGCCGCGTCTGCGCCCGCATGA
- a CDS encoding ParB family protein has translation MTLLDLPTVSTETPAEDAPPATEAQAPDIAGETAAELTGSRDEPLPEPAGRPNAIAGALTTDRRTSVTFYLSETLRNRARAAYRSTSFEERDSSWSEMLNKALIAEVERREAEYNRGEEYAASDAPLTPGRPIGY, from the coding sequence GTGACTCTTCTCGACCTCCCCACTGTCAGCACGGAGACTCCGGCGGAGGACGCTCCCCCTGCGACGGAGGCGCAGGCCCCGGACATCGCCGGTGAGACCGCGGCCGAGCTCACCGGCTCGCGCGACGAGCCGCTCCCGGAGCCAGCAGGCCGGCCGAACGCGATCGCCGGCGCGCTCACCACCGACCGCCGCACGTCGGTGACGTTCTACCTCTCCGAGACCCTCCGCAACCGAGCGCGCGCCGCCTACCGCTCGACCTCGTTCGAGGAGCGGGACAGCAGCTGGTCGGAGATGCTCAACAAGGCGCTGATCGCCGAGGTCGAGCGGCGCGAGGCCGAGTACAACCGCGGCGAGGAGTACGCCGCCAGCGACGCCCCGCTCACACCGGGACGCCCGATCGGCTACTGA
- a CDS encoding beta strand repeat-containing protein, whose amino-acid sequence MNKYVSRGLWFTLCVGGLWLAGTAAANAAQTTTDGTGGVASGNQAAVGVTVPVTVSGNGISVLGDSSSAGGGAAPASAPAPAPAVSTIGLGGVAGGDQALVSVAVPVTVTGNAASVAGDSGSGGAAPAAAAPAAAPAAPAAGLTTSGTNGVASAAPAAASPASPGLTTSGTNGVASGAQVPVDAAVPVAANGNSIAVLGDASSTAPSASAPPQFYPASTAPAASGAPAASGATTSGATTSGANGLASGTQVPVGAAVPVAATGNSVAVLGDAASSGSSASPASGGSSASGATTSGANALASGTQVPVGAAVPVAATGNSVAVLGDAASSGSSASPAAGGSSASGATTSGANGVASGTQVPVGAAVPVAATGNSVAVLGEAAGSGSSASPAAGGSNTSGLTTSGTNGAASGTQVPVGAAVPVAATGNSVAVLGDAASSGSTAAPASGGSNASGATTSGANGLASGAQVPVGAAAPITAGGNSIAVLGDASNTGSTTPSTAGGSSTPGLTTSGSNGAASGAQVPVNLAAPVTAGGNSVAVLGNASNSGSASAPAGTGSILPTLNTTGGGGLLGGLQAPVGVSLPVTVGGNSLAVGGDAATVGTGTTGSTGGTGSTGGTGSTGGGGQSVSTDVGGQGVAGTNPGSAGLSAAALGSAGLGSAGLGDSAAGASVLASTGSDALTIGGIGALLAMLGTLVLFGAANRERRHHTR is encoded by the coding sequence ATGAACAAATACGTCTCCAGAGGGCTGTGGTTCACCCTCTGCGTCGGCGGGCTCTGGCTCGCCGGAACAGCGGCGGCGAACGCCGCGCAAACGACGACCGACGGAACCGGCGGGGTCGCCTCCGGCAACCAGGCCGCGGTCGGCGTCACGGTACCGGTCACGGTCTCGGGCAACGGCATCTCCGTTCTCGGCGACTCGTCGTCCGCGGGCGGCGGGGCGGCTCCCGCGTCCGCGCCGGCTCCCGCTCCTGCCGTATCCACGATCGGACTCGGTGGAGTGGCCGGTGGGGATCAGGCGCTGGTGAGCGTCGCGGTTCCGGTCACGGTGACCGGGAACGCGGCGAGCGTGGCGGGGGACTCCGGGAGCGGGGGTGCGGCGCCTGCCGCGGCTGCTCCTGCTGCTGCTCCGGCCGCTCCTGCCGCCGGCCTGACGACCTCGGGCACGAACGGCGTGGCCTCGGCAGCTCCCGCTGCGGCTTCTCCGGCGTCCCCGGGTCTGACGACCTCGGGCACGAACGGTGTGGCCTCGGGCGCGCAGGTGCCCGTGGACGCCGCGGTTCCGGTGGCGGCGAACGGCAACTCGATCGCCGTCCTCGGCGACGCGAGCAGCACCGCCCCGTCCGCGAGCGCTCCGCCGCAGTTCTACCCTGCCTCGACCGCTCCTGCTGCCTCGGGTGCTCCGGCTGCCTCGGGTGCTACGACCTCGGGTGCGACGACCTCGGGTGCGAACGGTCTGGCCTCGGGTACTCAGGTTCCGGTCGGTGCTGCCGTTCCGGTGGCGGCGACCGGCAACTCGGTGGCCGTGCTGGGTGATGCGGCCTCGTCCGGTTCGTCGGCTTCGCCGGCGTCCGGTGGCTCCAGCGCCTCGGGTGCGACGACCTCGGGTGCGAACGCCCTCGCGTCGGGCACTCAGGTTCCGGTCGGTGCTGCCGTTCCGGTGGCGGCGACTGGTAACTCGGTGGCGGTGCTGGGTGATGCGGCCAGTTCTGGTTCGTCGGCTTCGCCGGCGGCCGGTGGCTCCAGCGCCTCCGGTGCGACGACCTCGGGTGCGAACGGTGTGGCCTCTGGTACTCAGGTTCCGGTCGGTGCTGCCGTTCCGGTGGCGGCGACCGGTAACTCGGTGGCGGTGCTGGGTGAAGCGGCCGGCTCTGGTTCGTCGGCTTCGCCGGCGGCTGGTGGCTCCAACACCTCCGGACTGACCACCTCGGGTACGAACGGTGCGGCCTCGGGCACTCAAGTACCGGTCGGTGCTGCCGTTCCGGTGGCGGCGACCGGTAACTCGGTAGCCGTGCTGGGTGATGCGGCCTCGTCTGGTTCGACGGCTGCGCCGGCGTCCGGTGGCTCGAACGCCTCCGGTGCGACGACCTCGGGTGCGAACGGTCTGGCCTCGGGTGCTCAGGTTCCTGTGGGAGCTGCGGCTCCGATCACGGCAGGTGGAAATTCCATCGCCGTGCTCGGCGACGCGAGCAACACGGGTTCCACGACGCCGTCGACCGCCGGCGGCTCCAGCACTCCGGGTCTGACGACCTCGGGCTCGAACGGTGCCGCCTCCGGCGCTCAGGTGCCGGTGAACCTGGCGGCTCCCGTGACGGCGGGTGGCAACTCGGTCGCCGTCCTCGGTAACGCGAGCAACTCCGGTTCGGCGTCGGCTCCGGCCGGGACCGGTTCGATCCTGCCGACGCTGAACACGACCGGTGGCGGTGGCCTCCTCGGGGGTCTGCAGGCGCCGGTCGGTGTCTCGCTCCCGGTGACGGTGGGGGGCAACTCCCTCGCTGTCGGGGGTGACGCCGCCACGGTCGGGACGGGGACGACCGGATCCACCGGTGGCACCGGCTCGACCGGGGGTACCGGCTCGACGGGTGGCGGCGGGCAGTCCGTCTCCACCGACGTCGGGGGCCAGGGCGTGGCCGGGACGAACCCGGGCTCGGCAGGGCTGAGTGCGGCTGCGCTGGGCTCGGCTGGGCTGGGCTCGGCCGGGCTGGGTGACTCCGCGGCGGGCGCCTCCGTCCTGGCGTCCACCGGGTCGGACGCGCTCACGATCGGTGGGATCGGGGCGCTGCTCGCCATGCTGGGCACGCTCGTCCTGTTCGGGGCCGCGAACCGGGAGCGTCGCCACCACACCCGGTGA